In one Motacilla alba alba isolate MOTALB_02 chromosome 7, Motacilla_alba_V1.0_pri, whole genome shotgun sequence genomic region, the following are encoded:
- the MYLK gene encoding myosin light chain kinase, smooth muscle isoform X6: protein MAMISGMSGRKASGSSPTSPINADKAENEDAFLEEVAEERPHVKPYFTKKILDMEVVEGSAARFDCKIEGYPDPEVMWFKDDQPVKESRHFQIDYDEEGNCSLTISEVCGDDDAKYTCKAVNSLGEATCTAELLVETMAKEGEGEGEEDEEEEE, encoded by the exons ATGGCAATGATTTCTGGTATGAGTGGGAGGAAGGCCTCTGGGAGCTCACCTACAAGCCCTATAAATGCAGACAAAGCAGAGAATGAAg ATGCTTTCCTCGAAGAAGTGGCTGAAGAAAGGCCCCATGTAAAGCcatattttactaaaaaaatccTTGATATGGAAGTTGTGGAAGGAAGTGCTGCTAGATTTGACTGCAAAATTGAAG GCTATCCCGACCCGGAGGTGATGTGGTTCAAGGATGATCAGCCTGTCAAGGAGTCCCGTCACTTCCAGATAGATTACGACGAGGAAGGGAACTGTTCTTTGACTATTTCTGAAGTATGTGGGGACGATGATGCCAAATACACCTGCAAAGCTGTTAACAGCCTTGGGGAAGCCACGTGCACCGCAGAGCTCCTTGTGGAAACAATGGCAaaagaaggagagggagaaggagaagaagatgaagaggaggaagaatgA